One Acaryochloris marina S15 DNA segment encodes these proteins:
- a CDS encoding ATPase domain-containing protein: MDQVTKLKPDRIFVDSMTQFRYITADTFQFRKQVLAFIRFILGQGATVVFTSECSPEEPDYDLQFMSDGVINLGITPTRRTVGISKFRSSGFQAGNHSLRLGPKGMSVFPKLLPEAYKRNFQPEPLPSGIPALDKMLRGGIERGMVTLFRGPSGVGKTTIGLQFMKEAASRMERLSSLLLKKM; the protein is encoded by the coding sequence GTGGATCAAGTGACGAAGTTGAAGCCAGACCGAATCTTTGTCGATTCGATGACGCAATTTCGCTACATCACTGCAGATACCTTTCAGTTTCGCAAGCAAGTATTAGCGTTTATCCGCTTTATTCTTGGCCAAGGTGCAACGGTCGTTTTTACATCAGAATGCAGTCCAGAAGAACCTGATTATGATCTGCAGTTCATGAGTGATGGGGTGATTAACTTGGGAATTACACCTACACGGCGTACTGTTGGCATCTCCAAATTCCGCAGCTCAGGATTTCAAGCAGGAAATCACTCTCTGCGGCTTGGCCCCAAAGGCATGTCTGTCTTTCCCAAGTTATTACCTGAAGCTTACAAACGTAATTTTCAACCTGAACCCCTCCCATCAGGCATTCCCGCCCTCGACAAAATGCTCCGAGGTGGCATTGAACGAGGCATGGTGACGCTATTTAGAGGGCCGAGTGGGGTAGGCAAAACCACTATTGGTCTTCAGTTCATGAAGGAAGCAGCAAGCCGTATGGAACGTCTGTCGTCTTTACTTTTGAAGAAGATGTAG